Proteins encoded by one window of Xiphophorus couchianus chromosome 13, X_couchianus-1.0, whole genome shotgun sequence:
- the lrrc3b gene encoding leucine-rich repeat-containing protein 3B: protein MTLLDLWLSRSIPMCLLLQSLVLMALCFPSASMCPKGCSCLRDPHLHGLNVTCSQSRLKEIPPNLPVDTVLLRLDHNQIGAVPDQAFRGLRLLRELNLSYNAVETLGEGSFSGIEGTLQVLDLSHNRITSVHRDAFARLKARIIVDDNPWHCDCALQQAIGGMAHNHEAAARVLCRSSELLDQEGRPFLAVDTDLCNLAKRTTDYAMLVTMFGWFAMVISYVVYYVRQNQEDARRHLEYLKSLPSKPKKPDDADDISTVV from the coding sequence ATGACTCTGCTGGACTTGTGGCTGTCACGCTCCATCCCCATGTGCCTGCTCCTCCAGAGCCTTGTCCTCATGGCCCTGTGCTTCCCCTCGGCCAGCATGTGTCCAAAGGGCTGCAGCTGTCTACGCGACCCCCACCTCCACGGTCTGAATGTCACCTGCAGTCAGTCCCGCCTCAAAGAGATTCCCCCCAACCTCCCAGTCGATACTGTCCTCCTGAGGCTGGACCACAATCAAATAGGTGCTGTGCCCGACCAAGCCTTCCGTGGACTCCGGCTTTTGAGGGAGCTGAACCTCTCTTATAATGCAGTGGAAACTTTAGGGGAAGGTTCCTTTAGTGGCATCGAGGGGACATTACAGGTGCTGGACCTTTCCCACAACCGCATCACTAGCGTTCACAGGGATGCTTTTGCCCGACTGAAGGCCCGCATCATTGTAGATGACAATCCCTGGCACTGCGATTGCGCCCTCCAGCAGGCCATTGGAGGAATGGCTCACAACCACGAGGCCGCAGCCAGGGTCCTCTGCAGGAGCTCCGAACTACTCGATCAAGAGGGTCGACCTTTCCTGGCAGTTGACACTGACCTGTGTAACCTGGCAAAAAGGACCACAGACTATGCCATGCTGGTCACCatgtttggttggtttgcaATGGTTATATCATATGTGGTGTATTATGTTCgtcagaaccaggaggacgCCCGGCGTCACCTGGAGTACCTCAAGTCTCTCCCCAGTAAGCCCAAGAAACCTGATGATGCTGATGACATCAGCACTGTTGTCTGA